The following proteins come from a genomic window of Candidatus Eisenbacteria bacterium:
- a CDS encoding phosphatidate cytidylyltransferase — MPSGNTKNGNAVSAGSAPSERKRRGRGRLAVRFLSGVLFLPPFVFITRVGSLPFLLLVSALALIATWETYRLLGRASLRPLLPLGCLAAEGLILLLYRGRLGAVLLFLALFFLLLLVSLVLSRRGDPFARAGGALFALFYAAGLPGFLLLIRELPRTVGAGGYERGAAFVFLLFLTAWGSDTGAYLTGMTFGRTPLAPSISPKKTVEGSIGGILFAVGGAFVSRAAWIPEMGVVEAAAVGILVGILSQAGDLIESSLKRAAEVKDSAGFIPGHGGVLDRFDGLFFAAPVVWAYLRFVLFRGV, encoded by the coding sequence GTGCCATCCGGGAATACCAAGAACGGGAACGCCGTTTCGGCGGGGTCGGCTCCGTCGGAGAGAAAGCGTAGGGGGCGCGGAAGGCTCGCGGTCCGCTTCCTCTCGGGCGTGCTCTTTCTTCCGCCCTTCGTGTTCATCACGCGCGTCGGATCCCTCCCCTTTCTTCTCCTGGTGAGCGCCCTCGCTCTTATCGCCACCTGGGAAACCTATCGTCTTCTCGGCCGCGCGTCCCTCCGTCCGTTGCTCCCGCTCGGGTGCCTCGCGGCGGAGGGGCTGATCCTTCTCCTCTACCGGGGAAGACTCGGCGCGGTGCTCCTCTTTCTGGCCCTCTTCTTTCTGCTCCTCCTCGTCTCCCTCGTCCTCTCCAGGCGCGGAGATCCCTTCGCCCGCGCGGGGGGCGCCCTTTTCGCGCTCTTCTACGCCGCGGGGTTGCCCGGATTCCTCCTGCTGATCCGGGAGCTTCCCCGTACCGTGGGCGCGGGCGGTTATGAGAGGGGGGCCGCATTCGTGTTCCTTCTCTTTCTCACCGCCTGGGGCTCCGATACAGGCGCCTATTTGACCGGGATGACGTTCGGCCGGACGCCGCTGGCGCCGTCGATCAGCCCGAAAAAAACGGTGGAGGGATCGATCGGCGGGATCCTTTTCGCCGTCGGCGGCGCATTCGTCTCCCGGGCGGCATGGATCCCCGAGATGGGGGTGGTCGAGGCGGCGGCGGTGGGAATTCTCGTCGGCATCCTCTCTCAGGCGGGGGACCTGATCGAGTCGTCCCTTAAGAGAGCGGCGGAGGTAAAGGATTCGGCCGGATTCATCCCCGGACACGGCGGCGTGCTCGATCGATTCGACGGCCTCTTCTTCGCCGCGCCGGTTGTGTGGGCTTACCTTCGTTTCGTCCTCTTCCGGGGGGTGTGA
- the rseP gene encoding RIP metalloprotease RseP, which translates to MFLPFLAPVLVIGVLVLVHEMGHFVVAKWRGIRVETFSIGFGPAIAGFRRGDTFYKISWIPFGGYVKMSGEDPEEDEAGRDEPWRFHRKSVADRAAVILAGPAANFVLAALVYSLIFYAYGADWIETTVVGFVLPGTAAEEAGVLPGDRVVRVGGDPVGDWVEMAGRIGKREDGPLLLTVEREGTERTISLKPREGEPVGIAPEYDTRVGAVSPEGPAGAAGLARGDRILAVDGERVRTWREMRGRIEAAPGRELEILYERAGTENRVRITPDPVEETGPDGTIRTVGKLQIGEYVDKKRLGPIGAFAEGARQTWWVTENVFVFLQRLFTGGVSRDMVGGPVSIFNLSRESAKRGLDTLLTLLAFLSVELGILNLFPIPVLDGGHMVFLGIEAVRRKPLALKHRLIAQQVGLLVILTMMVTVTFFDVGRLFD; encoded by the coding sequence GTGTTTCTCCCCTTTCTCGCGCCGGTTCTGGTGATCGGTGTGCTCGTCCTGGTCCACGAAATGGGCCACTTCGTGGTGGCCAAGTGGCGGGGCATCCGGGTGGAAACCTTTTCGATCGGTTTCGGTCCCGCCATCGCCGGTTTCCGGCGGGGGGACACGTTCTATAAAATCTCCTGGATCCCTTTCGGCGGCTACGTGAAGATGTCCGGCGAGGATCCGGAAGAAGACGAAGCCGGGCGGGACGAGCCGTGGCGATTCCATCGGAAGAGCGTGGCGGATCGGGCCGCCGTGATCCTGGCCGGCCCGGCCGCCAATTTCGTTTTGGCCGCTCTGGTCTACTCCCTGATTTTTTATGCCTATGGCGCCGATTGGATCGAAACGACGGTTGTCGGGTTCGTCCTCCCCGGGACGGCGGCGGAGGAAGCGGGTGTCCTCCCCGGGGATCGCGTGGTGCGCGTCGGCGGGGACCCGGTCGGGGATTGGGTCGAGATGGCCGGGAGGATCGGGAAGAGGGAGGACGGTCCGCTTCTTCTGACCGTGGAGAGGGAGGGAACGGAGAGAACGATCTCCTTGAAACCCCGCGAGGGAGAGCCGGTCGGAATCGCCCCGGAATACGATACCCGCGTCGGCGCCGTTTCTCCCGAGGGGCCGGCGGGCGCGGCGGGGCTCGCCCGAGGGGACAGGATTCTCGCCGTGGACGGCGAGCGGGTCAGGACCTGGAGGGAGATGCGGGGACGGATCGAGGCGGCGCCGGGCCGGGAACTGGAGATCCTTTACGAGAGGGCGGGGACGGAAAACCGTGTCCGGATCACGCCGGACCCGGTGGAGGAAACCGGCCCGGACGGGACGATTCGCACGGTCGGCAAGCTGCAGATCGGAGAGTATGTCGACAAGAAAAGACTCGGCCCGATCGGGGCGTTCGCCGAGGGCGCCCGGCAAACCTGGTGGGTGACCGAGAACGTCTTCGTCTTCCTGCAGAGGCTTTTCACCGGCGGCGTTTCCCGGGACATGGTGGGCGGACCGGTTTCCATCTTCAACCTCTCCCGGGAGAGCGCCAAGCGGGGTCTCGACACGCTGCTCACCCTTCTCGCCTTTCTCTCGGTGGAACTCGGCATTCTGAACCTGTTCCCCATACCGGTGCTCGACGGGGGGCACATGGTCTTCCTCGGCATCGAGGCGGTCCGCCGAAAGCCGCTCGCCCTGAAGCACCGGCTGATCGCCCAGCAGGTCGGCCTCTTGGTGATCCTCACGATGATGGTTACGGTCACCTTCTTCGATGTGGGGCGCCTGTTCGATTGA
- a CDS encoding isoprenyl transferase, whose amino-acid sequence MQEEIIARGSVPRHVAVIMDGNGRWAERRGLPRIAGHHAAVESVRSVVRGAGAVGVKVLSLFTFSVENWSRPREEVEALMVLLEETLPAEVPELNRNGVRLHTVGRTGDLPESVRGALRGAIDALAGNDGLDLILALSYGGQAEIVDAARALAREAREGRIDPERIDAEAFRRRLYTAEFPDPDLLIRTSGERRISNFYLWQIAYAELVFAPVLWPDFRAEHLYRAIREYQERERRFGGVGSVGEKA is encoded by the coding sequence TTGCAGGAGGAAATAATCGCCCGGGGAAGCGTTCCCCGCCACGTCGCCGTGATCATGGACGGCAACGGACGATGGGCGGAGCGGCGGGGCCTTCCACGGATCGCGGGCCATCACGCCGCCGTGGAATCGGTTCGTTCCGTGGTGCGCGGGGCGGGCGCGGTCGGCGTGAAGGTTCTCTCCCTCTTCACCTTCTCCGTGGAGAACTGGTCCCGTCCCCGTGAAGAGGTGGAGGCGCTCATGGTTCTCCTCGAGGAGACCCTTCCCGCCGAGGTTCCCGAGTTGAACCGAAACGGGGTCCGCCTCCACACCGTCGGCCGGACCGGCGATCTGCCCGAATCGGTTCGAGGAGCTTTGCGCGGCGCGATCGATGCCCTCGCGGGGAACGACGGCCTGGACCTGATCCTCGCCCTCTCCTACGGCGGGCAGGCGGAGATCGTCGACGCCGCCCGGGCGCTTGCCCGTGAAGCGCGGGAGGGACGGATCGACCCGGAACGGATCGACGCCGAGGCGTTCCGGCGGCGACTCTACACCGCCGAGTTCCCCGACCCGGACCTCCTGATTCGGACGAGCGGCGAGCGTAGAATCTCGAATTTTTATCTCTGGCAGATCGCCTATGCCGAACTCGTGTTCGCCCCGGTTCTTTGGCCCGATTTCCGAGCGGAGCATCTTTACCGTGCCATCCGGGAATACCAAGAACGGGAACGCCGTTTCGGCGGGGTCGGCTCCGTCGGAGAGAAAGCGTAG
- a CDS encoding translocation/assembly module TamB domain-containing protein — protein sequence MRRRLIHLGIVLALLIASLFVFALLGRSYLAEITRVQLAEEIGRRTGLTVRIGGLGGDPFSRLRAERVEAFTEGGDHFRAERIDLSYRIVDLFQAPPRIRSVRVMRPELLLREGAGEGRGDRRTREAGSIRPPFLVEHLAIEGGALLAGPAPAREIGMEGAIRGADGAILFELARLEADWEIPGGGGDVRVTLAGSFLVGADDCSCDVEGSFGATRFRERGFFRLDPSLRGRGEIFFDPLSLEEILPLLGRSRVVERGEARAEIRFAGTPDSLDLTVRSDGALNTLEWRDLAASGSIHGHYVDLGSITARLNGAFLEGSGRVDLSGGGESRLSAAFREIDTSRFGEGVAGGRTSNLNGTIRWTGEGRDLTNLEGRFAMRLGRSRYGDVTIRDARIEGRAEGDAVRIEESAIRTAASDLRFSGRVGFDGSFLGDLEASLPSLAEFRRTAGVDSLDGSARLVLHVDGGPERMRAEGEATVERGRVERFRADRLFLEGWFEKRGDRLTGLSRMRVGEATFDGGGIDSARVDIGLEDRGIRIDTLAAWRGDWTFRSAGSVDWVGRRNHVRLERTRLFEGDLLAVDPGRIDLWWDPEGYGVEPVSFPYGGGAISFEGESPDGDSMRAHLRVGGADLARAAEWVGLPPDILARVDLEASVLGRRGNRVGDLRWILSRAEDSDFPFRRVEGALFVLGSTIHVDSLLLTGRDEEARIRTEGFLPFEPEEAPNEEIRAVISVRDYPLEDLRFLTDRLEAVDGELSADIAVGGSWSEPVLTAAAVGSSMVFRGYSIGTIRADSICAGADSLAFVVRLDPFWGRGNRISGRLPLRISFADRSLTPLDHGPFRLDLRVPDGDLALLALLAGPVEESMGNFTLEAKLSGDRADPVMDGVFEVRDGLVFLSGSSVFFDRVDARFLLDEKRVNVVRFRSRSGERGRLNAWGTVNLQDFRPATYDIGFRAQQYDMLLADGVQLTFDGDLALRPDTTLFRKVVPHISGEADVRGALIERELAVGDGDGSGSVFDPTTEPSWTCDIFLRAPQNFWIRNRTADLELGGEAQLRRSSEGFGALGTFDVLRGRYWLYNNEFRVTEGQVTFTDPADIRRADVDLTAETDVMDERIEIRLVRDEGEMQVLPTSESGYSEGEILSMLTLRAHPQDEVNSGEILSSWFTSFANRLSREMSRGLGDIGVIEIGTSEELPEIRYGNYLSSDLYVGFSQKLRTDDEREQERSPTRENLPIPERQVRVEYRLRRSLVIQGEVGTLSDGNRFLNLDLRVRLPY from the coding sequence ATGAGAAGAAGACTCATCCATCTCGGGATCGTTCTGGCGCTTCTCATCGCCTCCCTTTTCGTGTTCGCCTTATTGGGGAGGTCGTACCTGGCGGAAATCACGCGTGTCCAGTTGGCGGAGGAGATCGGGAGGCGGACCGGCCTCACCGTTCGGATCGGCGGGCTCGGCGGCGATCCTTTCTCCCGCCTTCGCGCGGAGCGCGTGGAGGCTTTCACCGAGGGCGGTGATCACTTCCGCGCCGAGAGGATCGATCTCTCCTACCGGATCGTCGACCTCTTCCAGGCGCCGCCGCGGATCCGTTCGGTCCGAGTCATGCGTCCCGAACTTCTCCTCCGGGAGGGCGCGGGCGAAGGGAGGGGCGACCGGCGGACGAGGGAAGCGGGCTCGATCCGGCCTCCTTTTCTCGTGGAGCACCTGGCCATAGAGGGGGGCGCGTTACTCGCCGGCCCCGCGCCCGCTCGGGAAATCGGCATGGAGGGAGCCATCCGAGGCGCGGACGGTGCGATTCTCTTCGAACTCGCCCGCCTCGAAGCGGATTGGGAAATCCCCGGCGGCGGCGGTGATGTCCGCGTCACCCTGGCGGGATCTTTCCTGGTCGGAGCCGACGACTGCTCGTGCGACGTGGAAGGGTCCTTCGGCGCGACCCGCTTCCGCGAGCGGGGCTTCTTCCGTCTCGATCCGTCCCTCCGGGGGCGCGGAGAGATCTTCTTCGATCCGCTCTCTCTCGAGGAGATTCTCCCCCTCCTCGGACGTTCGCGCGTCGTCGAGAGGGGGGAGGCGAGGGCGGAGATCCGTTTCGCCGGAACGCCCGATTCACTCGATCTGACGGTTCGTTCCGACGGCGCGCTGAATACTCTGGAGTGGCGGGACCTGGCGGCTTCCGGATCCATTCATGGTCATTACGTCGACTTGGGAAGTATTACGGCCCGCCTGAACGGCGCCTTCCTCGAAGGATCGGGCCGGGTGGACCTTTCCGGGGGAGGGGAGAGCCGCCTCTCGGCGGCCTTTCGGGAGATCGACACCTCTCGTTTCGGCGAGGGAGTGGCCGGTGGCCGCACATCGAATCTGAACGGAACGATCCGTTGGACCGGAGAGGGGAGGGACTTGACCAACCTCGAGGGAAGATTCGCCATGCGACTCGGCCGGAGCCGGTACGGAGACGTGACCATCCGGGACGCGCGAATCGAGGGACGGGCGGAGGGGGACGCGGTGCGCATCGAGGAGAGCGCGATTCGCACCGCCGCGTCCGACCTGCGCTTCTCGGGGCGGGTCGGTTTCGACGGTTCCTTTCTCGGCGACCTCGAGGCGAGCCTTCCATCCCTCGCCGAGTTTCGAAGGACCGCGGGCGTGGATTCCCTGGACGGTTCGGCGCGCCTCGTGCTGCACGTGGACGGAGGGCCGGAGAGGATGCGCGCCGAGGGGGAGGCGACCGTCGAGAGAGGGCGGGTGGAGCGTTTCCGCGCCGATCGACTCTTCCTCGAAGGGTGGTTCGAGAAGCGGGGGGATCGCTTGACCGGGCTTTCCCGAATGCGCGTCGGAGAGGCGACCTTCGATGGGGGTGGGATCGACTCGGCCCGCGTCGACATCGGACTCGAGGACCGTGGAATCCGGATCGACACCCTCGCCGCGTGGAGGGGCGACTGGACCTTCCGGAGCGCGGGGTCGGTCGACTGGGTCGGACGCCGCAACCACGTACGGCTCGAGAGGACGCGGCTGTTCGAAGGGGATCTCCTCGCCGTCGACCCGGGCCGAATCGATCTCTGGTGGGATCCGGAGGGATACGGGGTGGAGCCGGTCAGTTTCCCTTACGGAGGAGGAGCGATCTCCTTCGAGGGGGAGAGCCCGGACGGCGACTCGATGCGGGCGCATCTGCGCGTAGGCGGCGCGGATCTCGCGCGCGCCGCGGAATGGGTCGGTTTGCCGCCGGACATTCTGGCGCGGGTCGATCTGGAGGCTTCCGTGCTGGGAAGGCGGGGAAACCGCGTGGGCGATCTCCGTTGGATACTCTCCAGGGCGGAGGATTCCGATTTTCCCTTCCGCCGCGTGGAGGGCGCGCTGTTCGTTTTGGGTTCGACGATTCACGTCGACTCGCTTCTTCTGACCGGCAGGGACGAGGAGGCGCGGATCCGCACCGAGGGTTTCCTCCCCTTCGAACCGGAAGAGGCGCCGAATGAGGAGATCCGCGCGGTGATTTCGGTGAGGGACTATCCACTGGAGGATCTCCGCTTCCTCACGGACCGTCTCGAGGCGGTGGACGGAGAATTGAGCGCGGACATCGCCGTCGGCGGAAGCTGGAGCGAGCCCGTTCTGACCGCGGCGGCGGTCGGTTCCTCCATGGTGTTCCGGGGCTATTCGATCGGGACGATTCGCGCCGACTCGATTTGCGCCGGCGCGGACTCCCTCGCATTCGTCGTCCGGCTCGATCCCTTCTGGGGAAGGGGGAACCGGATTTCCGGCCGCCTGCCGCTTCGCATCTCCTTCGCGGATCGCTCCTTGACGCCTCTCGACCACGGCCCCTTCCGGCTCGACCTGCGCGTACCCGACGGAGATCTGGCGCTTCTCGCCCTCCTCGCCGGACCGGTGGAGGAGAGCATGGGAAACTTCACTCTCGAAGCGAAACTGTCCGGCGATCGTGCCGATCCGGTGATGGACGGAGTGTTCGAGGTGCGCGACGGGCTCGTCTTCCTTTCCGGGTCCTCCGTGTTCTTCGATCGGGTGGATGCGCGCTTCCTCCTCGACGAAAAGAGAGTCAATGTGGTCCGCTTCCGCTCCCGCTCCGGTGAGCGGGGGAGGCTGAACGCCTGGGGCACCGTCAACCTGCAGGATTTCCGTCCCGCCACCTACGACATCGGTTTCCGGGCGCAGCAGTATGACATGCTCCTCGCAGACGGCGTTCAGCTCACCTTCGACGGAGACCTCGCCCTTCGGCCGGACACGACCCTCTTCCGCAAGGTGGTCCCGCACATCTCCGGAGAAGCGGACGTGCGCGGGGCGCTGATCGAGAGAGAACTCGCCGTCGGCGACGGAGACGGGAGTGGGTCCGTCTTCGATCCCACGACCGAACCGAGCTGGACCTGCGACATCTTCTTGCGGGCGCCGCAGAATTTCTGGATACGGAATCGGACGGCCGACCTGGAGCTGGGCGGCGAAGCCCAACTGCGCCGTTCCTCGGAAGGTTTCGGCGCGCTCGGCACCTTCGATGTGCTCCGCGGGCGTTATTGGTTGTACAACAACGAGTTTCGCGTTACGGAGGGGCAGGTTACCTTCACCGATCCGGCGGACATACGGCGTGCGGACGTGGATCTTACGGCCGAGACCGACGTGATGGACGAGAGGATCGAGATTCGCCTCGTCCGCGATGAAGGGGAAATGCAGGTACTCCCCACTTCCGAGTCCGGGTACAGCGAGGGGGAGATTCTGAGCATGCTCACCCTCCGGGCGCACCCGCAGGACGAGGTGAACTCCGGCGAGATTCTCTCCTCCTGGTTCACCTCCTTCGCCAACCGTTTGAGCCGCGAGATGAGTCGTGGTCTGGGCGATATCGGCGTGATCGAGATCGGCACGAGCGAAGAGCTCCCCGAGATCCGTTACGGGAACTACCTCTCCAGCGATCTTTACGTCGGCTTCTCCCAGAAACTGCGCACGGACGACGAGAGGGAACAGGAGAGGAGTCCCACACGGGAGAACCTCCCCATCCCCGAACGACAGGTCCGGGTGGAGTACCGGCTCCGGCGGTCCCTGGTGATTCAGGGAGAGGTGGGCACCCTGAGCGACGGCAATCGATTCCTCAATCTGGACCTCCGGGTCCGGCTTCCCTACTAG
- a CDS encoding BamA/TamA family outer membrane protein, giving the protein MIPVRDRKGAWNGFPARWSLPLLLLSLLLLAGPARAYDPMTLPSTAIRSLTIEGNLVFSDEEIRDRMSRTKGGWFHSGRYRATWLARDLEDVIRQYNRAGYLGAEISEKRVVPDRERGSVAITIRIEEGERTLVGAVSFEGLPGEASRERLLRMLGLQAGAPYNRELLPRDQVRIYGRLAEIGYPEAEVEHVENIGAGAADVLFRIRSGPRVRIGPVTVEGTENTRPRFVLRELTFHEGDWYDRTRLLDSRDRVYQTGYYYNVAMIRDPLDGKGAVPIRISIKEKKLRWFGFGGGFGTEDQFRFSFDWTNRNVLRTGRTVYLETVFSELFADRDFEQKYTFSIIEPWMFRTRTVGMWKVTHERMNLENFVLNEGSENERTLESYRLIQTATAFSLSRDLNKRTKGSIIFSLEWAKAEEPSEPVDEELLRPDITRSLAFTFERDVRDHLLDPTAGSRLHTSVEFAGTFLGGDNEFFKETLGGALYRRVPGRAVLALRAQAGGLRSLAPDDALPDYKRFRLGGANSVRGYREEAIGPANYMFLANAEARFPLFWRLGGVLFIDAGAGWQRFGDAVLSDWELGKEPEEVTRDDVRYGVGGGLRVYTPFGPLRVDYGRKLKPRVTETGERESRDLFHFSIGQAF; this is encoded by the coding sequence ATGATTCCTGTGCGGGACCGGAAAGGTGCGTGGAACGGCTTCCCGGCGCGATGGTCGCTTCCCTTGTTGCTCTTGTCGCTGCTTCTCCTCGCCGGCCCGGCCCGAGCCTACGATCCGATGACGCTCCCCTCCACGGCGATCCGCTCTCTCACGATCGAGGGGAACCTCGTGTTCTCCGACGAGGAGATCCGCGACCGGATGAGCCGGACGAAAGGGGGGTGGTTCCATTCCGGTCGATACCGCGCGACCTGGCTTGCCCGGGACCTGGAGGATGTGATCCGACAGTACAACCGCGCCGGCTACCTCGGCGCGGAGATCTCGGAGAAGCGGGTCGTGCCGGACCGAGAACGGGGGAGCGTGGCGATCACGATCCGCATCGAAGAGGGGGAGCGCACTCTGGTCGGCGCCGTCTCCTTCGAGGGTCTCCCCGGGGAGGCGTCTCGGGAGAGGCTGCTCCGCATGCTCGGCCTTCAAGCGGGCGCGCCGTACAACCGGGAACTTCTGCCGAGGGATCAGGTGCGGATCTACGGCCGTCTCGCCGAGATCGGATACCCCGAAGCGGAGGTGGAACACGTCGAGAACATCGGCGCGGGCGCGGCGGACGTGCTTTTCCGGATCCGGTCCGGACCGCGGGTCCGTATCGGCCCCGTCACCGTCGAGGGAACCGAGAACACGCGTCCCCGTTTCGTCCTGAGGGAACTCACCTTTCACGAGGGAGACTGGTACGACCGAACCCGCCTTCTGGACAGCCGCGACCGGGTGTATCAGACCGGTTATTACTACAACGTGGCGATGATCCGGGACCCTCTCGACGGGAAAGGCGCCGTGCCGATCCGCATATCGATCAAGGAGAAGAAACTGCGCTGGTTCGGCTTCGGCGGAGGCTTCGGCACCGAGGACCAGTTCCGTTTCAGTTTCGATTGGACCAACCGGAACGTGCTCCGCACGGGCAGGACCGTCTATCTGGAAACGGTCTTTTCCGAACTCTTTGCAGACCGGGATTTCGAGCAGAAATACACGTTCTCCATCATCGAGCCGTGGATGTTTCGAACCCGCACGGTGGGGATGTGGAAGGTCACCCATGAGAGGATGAACCTGGAGAATTTCGTGTTGAACGAGGGGAGCGAGAATGAGCGGACCCTGGAGAGCTATCGCCTCATTCAGACCGCCACGGCGTTCTCCCTCTCCCGGGATCTGAACAAGAGGACCAAGGGATCGATCATCTTCTCCCTGGAGTGGGCCAAGGCGGAGGAGCCGAGCGAGCCGGTCGACGAGGAACTGCTCCGGCCCGACATCACCCGTTCCCTCGCCTTCACCTTCGAGCGCGACGTGCGGGACCACCTTCTCGATCCCACCGCCGGATCGCGGCTGCACACGAGCGTGGAGTTCGCCGGGACCTTTCTCGGCGGCGACAACGAGTTCTTCAAGGAGACCCTCGGCGGCGCCCTCTACCGCCGCGTGCCGGGTCGAGCGGTTCTCGCGCTGCGCGCCCAGGCGGGCGGGCTCCGATCCCTCGCGCCGGACGACGCCCTGCCGGACTACAAACGTTTCCGATTGGGCGGCGCGAACTCCGTGCGCGGATATCGCGAGGAAGCGATCGGGCCGGCCAATTATATGTTCCTCGCGAACGCGGAAGCCCGATTCCCCCTTTTCTGGCGTCTCGGCGGCGTGCTCTTCATCGACGCCGGCGCCGGATGGCAACGATTCGGCGACGCGGTTCTTTCCGACTGGGAGTTGGGCAAGGAGCCGGAAGAGGTGACGCGGGACGACGTCCGCTACGGCGTGGGCGGCGGCCTCCGGGTCTATACGCCTTTCGGGCCGCTCCGGGTCGACTATGGGCGGAAACTCAAACCCCGCGTTACCGAGACGGGGGAGAGGGAGTCCAGGGACCTGTTCCATTTCAGCATCGGACAGGCTTTTTAG
- a CDS encoding 1-deoxy-D-xylulose-5-phosphate reductoisomerase, producing the protein MERRRVILLGSTGSIGRNTIRVVGEMPDRFRIVALAARGNGGALEEQIAACRPEIVALADREAAGRLAARIGPGGPRVIGGEGAPAEILAAVDAEILVNAVVGAAGLRPTLEALGRVERICLANKESLVAGGAVVMEKARRTGTEILPIDSEHGALHQCLEGRRPGEVRRLVLTASGGPFRDLTAEALDKVTVEDALAHPTWKMGRKITIDSATLMNKGLEVIEAMHLFGYGPDRIEVVIHPQSVIHSLVEFVDGSYVAQLGETDMRHPIRYALSYPWRPPVENRFDLSAVGALTFERPDTDRFPCLAIAYGAARRGGTAPAVMNAANETAVESFLAGEIRFQEIPRVIARAMERVGVEDDPCEEDLFTADRAARVAAGELLAARRLSG; encoded by the coding sequence ATGGAACGTCGGCGCGTCATCCTTCTCGGCTCGACCGGATCGATCGGAAGGAACACCATTCGCGTCGTCGGAGAGATGCCGGACCGTTTCCGGATCGTCGCACTCGCCGCGCGAGGGAACGGCGGCGCGCTGGAGGAGCAGATCGCGGCCTGCCGTCCGGAGATCGTCGCCCTGGCCGATCGGGAGGCGGCCGGGAGACTCGCCGCGCGGATCGGACCGGGAGGTCCCCGGGTGATCGGCGGAGAGGGCGCGCCCGCGGAGATTCTCGCCGCCGTGGACGCGGAGATCTTGGTGAACGCGGTGGTCGGCGCCGCCGGCCTGCGGCCCACTCTGGAGGCGCTCGGGCGAGTCGAGAGGATCTGTCTCGCCAACAAGGAGAGTCTCGTCGCCGGAGGAGCGGTGGTGATGGAGAAGGCGCGGCGGACCGGAACGGAAATACTCCCCATCGACAGCGAGCACGGGGCGCTCCATCAGTGCCTGGAGGGACGCCGGCCCGGGGAGGTGAGGCGCCTGGTGCTCACCGCGTCCGGCGGCCCTTTTCGCGATCTCACCGCCGAAGCGCTGGACAAGGTCACCGTGGAGGACGCCCTCGCACATCCCACCTGGAAGATGGGGAGGAAGATCACCATCGACTCGGCGACGCTCATGAACAAGGGGCTCGAGGTGATCGAGGCGATGCATCTCTTCGGTTACGGCCCCGACCGGATCGAGGTGGTGATCCACCCCCAAAGCGTGATCCATTCGTTGGTGGAGTTCGTGGACGGATCCTACGTCGCCCAGCTGGGTGAAACGGATATGAGACATCCGATCCGTTATGCATTATCTTATCCGTGGAGACCCCCGGTGGAGAACCGTTTCGATTTGTCCGCCGTCGGGGCGCTCACTTTCGAGCGGCCCGACACGGACCGTTTCCCCTGTCTCGCCATCGCCTACGGCGCCGCGCGGCGGGGAGGGACGGCTCCGGCGGTTATGAACGCCGCCAACGAGACTGCGGTGGAGTCCTTTCTCGCCGGCGAGATCCGCTTCCAGGAGATTCCGCGGGTGATCGCCCGCGCGATGGAGCGGGTCGGCGTAGAGGACGACCCGTGCGAGGAAGATCTCTTTACCGCCGACCGGGCCGCACGCGTCGCGGCCGGGGAGTTGCTCGCCGCCCGGCGGCTTTCCGGATAG